Proteins co-encoded in one Capsicum annuum cultivar UCD-10X-F1 chromosome 9, UCD10Xv1.1, whole genome shotgun sequence genomic window:
- the LOC107843173 gene encoding 60S ribosomal protein L24, which yields MVLKTELCRFSGAKIYPGRGIRFIRADSQVFLFVNSKCKHYFHNRLKPSKLTWTAMYRKQHKKDIAQEAVKKRRRATKKPYSRSIVGATLEVIQKKRAERPEVRDAAREAALREIKERIKKTKDEKKAKKAEVMAKSQKAGGKVNLQKGGSKGPKLGGGGGKR from the exons aTGGttctaaa GACAGAACTCTGCCGTTTCAGTGGTGCCAAGATATACCCAGGGAGGGGCATCAGATTTATTCGTGCAGATTCTCAG GTGTTCCTGTTTGTCAACTCAAAATGCAAACACTACTTCCACAACCGCCTGAAGCCTTCGAAGCTTACATGGACAGCCATGTACAGGAAGCAGCACAAGAAG GATATTGCTCAAGAAGCTGTTAAGAAGAGGAGACGCGCCACAAAGAAGCCTTACTCTAGGTCCATTGTGGGTGCAACCTTGGAGGTAATCCAGAAGAAGAGAGCTGAGAGGCCAGAAGTTCGTGATGCTGCCAGGGAGGCTGCTCTTCG TGAAATCAAGGAGCGAATCAAGAAGACTAAGGATGAAAAGAAGGCGAAGAAGGCAGAAGTGATGGCCAAGTCACAGAAAGCTGGAGGTAAGGTTAACCTGCAAAAGGGAGGATCGAAAGGCCCTAAGCTTGGTGGCGGTGGTGGAAAACGTTAA